The Armatimonadota bacterium genome includes a region encoding these proteins:
- a CDS encoding transposase, with the protein MKKSKYTEEQTVRILQEAAEGRKTQAELCREHGVSPNTFYVWRRKYSGLETQDVRRLRELEAESEALKRLPAERDLEVDAVRRLFRENGWVLPSGLRERGF; encoded by the coding sequence ATGAAGAAGAGCAAGTACACGGAAGAGCAGACCGTCAGGATCCTTCAAGAGGCGGCCGAGGGCCGCAAGACCCAGGCGGAGCTGTGCCGGGAGCACGGCGTGAGCCCGAACACCTTCTACGTCTGGAGGCGCAAGTACTCGGGGCTCGAGACGCAGGACGTCAGGCGCCTGCGCGAACTGGAGGCCGAGAGCGAGGCCCTGAAGCGGCTGCCGGCCGAGCGGGACCTGGAGGTCGACGCCGTCAGGAGGCTGTTCAGAGAAAACGGGTGGGTGCTCCCCAGCGGGCTGCGGGAGCGAGGCTTTTGA
- a CDS encoding HEPN domain-containing protein, with amino-acid sequence MEDPEAARQPTEEQMLEALATASEELLKDANAWFGKSDVLRRAGDILDEAYKAAVRHVIHLSTAAAAGTDVSRDLPGAQKDTNLHAVSQMLYQLSMENALKGIAVKQGKEPLRSHDLVELAKAAGIVLEAGEESKLKVLNRMNELGRYRVGGSEKKGYTHGTVGFNNMDKLYESIWNKIRKAAQ; translated from the coding sequence ATGGAAGACCCCGAGGCCGCTCGACAACCGACGGAGGAACAGATGCTCGAGGCACTAGCGACAGCGTCCGAGGAACTGCTCAAGGATGCAAATGCATGGTTCGGCAAGAGCGACGTGCTCCGCCGCGCCGGAGATATTCTCGATGAGGCATACAAGGCCGCTGTTAGGCATGTCATCCACCTCTCTACTGCTGCCGCCGCAGGCACCGATGTGAGTCGCGATCTTCCGGGAGCGCAAAAGGACACGAATCTGCACGCGGTAAGTCAGATGCTCTACCAGCTGAGCATGGAGAACGCCTTGAAAGGGATCGCGGTAAAGCAGGGAAAGGAGCCGCTAAGATCGCACGATCTCGTGGAGTTGGCAAAGGCAGCCGGGATAGTCCTAGAAGCCGGTGAGGAGAGCAAGCTGAAAGTACTCAACCGGATGAATGAGCTCGGTCGATATCGCGTCGGGGGGTCAGAGAAGAAGGGGTACACACACGGGACAGTCGGCTTCAACAACATGGACAAGCTCTACGAGTCGATCTGGAACAAGATCCGAAAGGCTGCTCAGTAG
- a CDS encoding toll/interleukin-1 receptor domain-containing protein produces MARCTAPRQGHRTASGAANCPVCGSRYGRYGGFGGYGSGSSYGSSSYPSSSSSVSSGAGRSSGGGSSRSTRPRWSRAGSSQLYTPGEVQALTPIRNSVENLAKQPDLRDVFLCHAWDDRKAAAKELHDLLESLGVRVWFSEKDVGLGVPLLRAIDKGLANSRIGIVLVTPALLSRLLKETIVDKELSALLAGNRLVPIVHETTYDALREVSPLLASRTGLDTAEETMADVAAKIAELVAL; encoded by the coding sequence ATGGCTCGATGCACAGCACCCAGACAGGGTCACCGAACAGCGAGCGGCGCAGCGAACTGCCCAGTATGCGGCAGCCGCTATGGACGCTACGGCGGTTTTGGCGGCTACGGTAGCGGTAGCAGCTACGGATCGAGCTCGTACCCATCCTCCTCATCGTCGGTGAGTAGCGGAGCGGGCCGTAGCAGCGGCGGCGGATCCAGCCGTAGCACAAGACCACGATGGTCGCGAGCCGGTTCCTCTCAGTTGTACACGCCTGGCGAGGTGCAAGCGCTCACGCCGATCCGCAACAGTGTAGAGAACCTAGCGAAGCAACCTGATCTTCGGGACGTTTTCCTCTGCCACGCGTGGGACGACCGGAAGGCGGCTGCAAAGGAGCTACACGATCTGCTCGAGTCGCTTGGTGTCCGGGTCTGGTTCAGCGAGAAGGACGTTGGTCTCGGCGTACCGTTGCTTCGCGCCATCGACAAGGGCTTGGCGAACTCGCGAATTGGGATCGTACTCGTTACCCCCGCGCTGCTGAGTCGCCTCCTGAAAGAGACCATCGTCGACAAAGAACTTTCGGCGCTCTTGGCGGGCAATAGACTCGTTCCAATCGTGCACGAAACGACGTATGATGCTCTCCGCGAAGTGAGCCCCTTGCTGGCGTCCCGAACCGGCTTGGATACTGCCGAAGAGACGATGGCAGACGTCGCGGCCAAGATCGCCGAGCTGGTCGCCCTCTAG